CTGTCCGAGCGTCGCCCGGCTGACCGGTGACCACCAACTCGTCCTGAGCGCCACCCTGCGCCGCGAGCTGGTCCGGCACGTCGACGACTGTCCTGTCTGCCGTCGCGCCGCCGAGCGCGCCGTCCCCGGCCGCTGGCCCGGCACCACCGTCACGCCCGCCGCGCTGCCGGTGCTCGAAGCGCCGCGCGCCGCCCTGGGGCCCGCGATGGCCCACCTCACGCGCGCGCGGGGCGGCGCCCCGCGCTTCGACCGGCGTGGCTTCCCCATGGACCCGAGGGACCGCGCCGCCCGCCGAGAGCGGCTGCGCGCGCGGGCCGTGACCACCACCGTCGTCGCCACCGTCGTCGCCGCGCCCGTCTTCGCCCTCTGGGCCGCCTACCGGGGTGCCCCCCTCATCGGTGAGGGCGACGACGGCCGTTCGGTCAGCGCGGGCGAGGAACAGGGCGAGGGCGACGGCACCGTCGGCGACGGCGGCGGAGACGCCTACGAGAACGCCGGCAACGCCCGGACTCGGCCCGACGCCCGCCACCGCCGAGGCAAACACGCGGCGGACGACGTGTCCGTGGAGGTCACCCAGGGCAAAGGGCGGGGCGCGCTCTCCATCACCGCCGCGAACGACGGGGACACCACCCTCATCACCCTCCGGGCGAGCGGAGACTCGCCCGTCCGCTGGTCCGCCCGCACCGGCGCCGACTGGCTCTACCTCAGTCAGTCCTCGGGCACCCTGAAACCTGGCGAGTCCCTGACGATCAAGGTGTACGTCGACCAGCTGAGCGAGCCCTCCGGGTACTGGACCGCGCGGGTCATGCTGGCTCCGTCGGACGCCGTGGTGACGATCGAGGGCTACGGTCCGGTGCCGACGCCACCGGTCGACTCCCGGCCGACCCCCACCGCCCCGGACCCCGGCCCGCCGAGGCCCACCGTCCCACCACCCACCCCCGACCCGGACCCCACGCCGACCGGCCCGGCCCAGCCGGATCCCACGCCGACCTCCACCGACCCGGCCCCCACGGACCCGGGCGACCCCACACCACCCCCGGGCGACGGAGGCGGCGACCCCCCACCGGCGTCATAGACGGGCAGGAGCCGAGCGTCGGGAAGAGGCCGGTGGTCCGGGCACCCGGCCGGCCCGGGCGCCGCGCAGCCGTGGTGGCAGCGCGCCGTCCGGTCGGGACCGCCCGGTCGGGTTGTCCGTTTGTTCGTCTACCGGCCTATCGGCCCGTGGGAGCCGCCGGTTCCGTCGGATCCGCCGGGTGCGGAGCCACCAGGGGCAGGCGGGAGGCCAGTCGCTGTTCGCACAGCTCGACCAGGCGGTCGTACCCCTCCTTGCCCATCAGCTCGATCAACTCCGGGCGGTACGAGACGTACACCGGGTCGCCCGCGCCGTGCGCCGACGTCGCCGAGGTGCACCACCAATGCAGGTCGTGACCGCCCGGGCCCCAGCCGCGGCGGTCGTACTCGCCGATCGACACCTGGAGCACCCGCGTGTCGTCGGGCCGGTCGATCCAGTCGTACGTGCGGCGGATCGGCAGCTGCCAGCAGACGTCCGGCTTGGTCTCCAGCGGCTCGCGCCCCTCCCGGAGCGCCAGGATGTGCAGCGAACAGCCCGCGCCGCCGGCGAACCCCGGGCGGTTCTGGAAGATGCACGACCCCTTGTACGGGCGGGTCTGACGGTCGCCGTCCTCGTCCTTCGAGACCCAGCCGGTCTCCGTGCCCACATCGTGGAACTGCCAGATCTCCGGAGTGAGCCTCGCCACATGTTCGGCGACGCGCTTCTCGTCGTCCTCGTCCGAGAAGTGGGCACCCAGGGTGCAGCACCCGTCGGCCGCGCGGCCCG
This genomic stretch from Streptomyces deccanensis harbors:
- a CDS encoding BACON domain-containing protein, encoding MMSISPETSTRTTGAHRAYREARDRAAAHAVAQRPLARYEPYLDGLFTYCMSVLCDRDAATAALADVLALAERRRGPDTADDRRAWLYALARWACLRKLAETRQKRAHTEKAHVEKARVEKARAGNARAGKSAVRGAGAGVVLSEDEERQRRRELALLAWPEAAGTTPEQREALELAVRHQLTAHEVAAVLGMDRTAARELLASAACEVERTRAALAVVETGACPSVARLTGDHQLVLSATLRRELVRHVDDCPVCRRAAERAVPGRWPGTTVTPAALPVLEAPRAALGPAMAHLTRARGGAPRFDRRGFPMDPRDRAARRERLRARAVTTTVVATVVAAPVFALWAAYRGAPLIGEGDDGRSVSAGEEQGEGDGTVGDGGGDAYENAGNARTRPDARHRRGKHAADDVSVEVTQGKGRGALSITAANDGDTTLITLRASGDSPVRWSARTGADWLYLSQSSGTLKPGESLTIKVYVDQLSEPSGYWTARVMLAPSDAVVTIEGYGPVPTPPVDSRPTPTAPDPGPPRPTVPPPTPDPDPTPTGPAQPDPTPTSTDPAPTDPGDPTPPPGDGGGDPPPAS